Within Spirochaetales bacterium, the genomic segment TTTTTGACGGGCCCCGAAAGGTCGGGAAATAACTCTTCCCTGATCGGGGTAAAAACATAGACCCCGTTTTCGCAGCTGATTTCGGCGATATGTGAGGGAACCGGGATGAGGAACACGAGAAACGATGAAAGTCCGCCGCCAACCGAAAGTCGTTTGTTTTCATCGATTTTATGGATATTCCTGAATCCGATATGGGGGTTTTGAAAACTCACCCTCATTTCGATAAGGGTATCTCCCTCGATGAATCCCGGTTTTGCACGCTCTCCCCATTCAGCAGGCCGGATAAAATCACTGAATATTCCTTCGAAAATCCTCTTGCGGATAAACACGAAGAGAATCACGAGCAGCGCGATAATAATCAGGATAATCAGGATGCATTGAAAATTTTCGATTACAAAGGGCATGAAGTTGACCCCGACATCACCGGTATAATAAAAACCGATAACCCCTTCGCGGGGAGAGATTCTATTGTCGTCCCCGAAGGTAAGACTAATCGGTAGCTCGGCGGGCCCTTTCGGGAAATCGGGGGGCAGTTTTATTCGTACCCGAAAAGGAACGCGGGTGTTTGCGGGAACCCTTTTCGGGGAGACGGAACCGTGTAGAATATTCCTGCCGTGCGTTTCCAGGGAGACGAGTTTGATAATGATATCGCGATGCTGGAAATTTTCTATATGAAACGGAATGGCGATGATTGTTCCCTGTCTGCCGAGATCCCCGGGAAACTCGAGACGGGGGAATCCACCGGATTTATACGGGAGGTCCGACTTTTCTTCTTTATTATAATCGACGATCGTCGAATCGGTATTATCCGAAAAAATATCCAGTATCGAATCGTCGCCTTTTATTTTTTCGTCGCCACCCTCCGTGTCCCCGGAAGGTTCGGGGCGAACTTTCGTTTCGTCTCCCGTATCGTCCCGGGTGCCGGATGCGACGTGTTCGCGGTCTTTCACCACCTCATCGCTTTTTTGCACGTCAACCGCTGTACCGTTCAGCGGAATGCGGAGAATATGGACACTCCAGCCGTTTTTTCTGATGATCGATTGGGCGTATTTCTTTACCTCGGCTTTGACACTTTCGGGGTCCATATGCGCGAACCGGCTTTCGGGCGGAGGTTCATGGATGCCGTCGGTGAGAAGCAGCATTTTCTTGTTGTTTTGCGTCGTAAGGCCTTCGGCGTATTCGATGGTGAATCGGATCGCCTCGACCAGGTCCGTATACCTTCCGAAAAGCAGCTTCTGCTTGAGAAAGTAAAGCTCCCTTTCGATCGCCTTTATCGATTCGGTGCCGGTAATGGTCTGGGTCATTTCATGGACAGGCCGGTCGGAAAACCGTATAAGATGGAACACATCACCTTTCTGGAGATTCTTTTCGATGATCCCGGTGATGAGAAAATGCACAAGATCATCGAAATACGCTTCCATGCTTTCCGACGTATCGACCATGATAATGAGGTCGAGGGGGATTGCGCCGACGGCGACGGAAACGGACAGGAGGATGACAACATATACGATAATAATGTAATTTCTCCTCATCGTACCTCCCTATCTGGCTTTATCGATATTACTCACCACGTAATGAAACTCAAGATCGTTGATGCTGAATTTCAGTTCGTCCGATTCTGAATGATTATAGATTTCCATTCCCAACGGGGAGAGGTATGAGATAATATTCTGTGAGGGGTTTGATTCCCATGGTCCGAGGATGGTATATTCCTCTGTGTCATTCGTTTTAAGGTTCATTAATTTCACCTTTGTACCGAACGATATCGACTTCGTATCGATCTGGTTTTCATCAAAAATTTGGGCGTTCCGCAGCTCATCCTGAAGCTTTGTGCAGCGTGAGTTGAGCAATTCCTGTTTTTCGAGCGCTGCCTTGTATTCGGCATTTTCCCTGAGATCGCCCTTGCTCATCGCCACCCCGATTTCATCAGAGTTTTTGGGTACTTCGACTTCGAGCAGGTGTTTGAGTTCCTTCTGTTTTTGGGTGTAGCTTTCCTTTGTGACCAGAATTTTTCGCTTGGTTTTCACTTTTTCGATGACCGGTTCGCCGAGGAATTTGAAATCGGGATATTTTTCCTTTATATGATGCCGCAATTGTATTTTAAGAGACGGATCCAGCTCCTTTATATCATCGACCAGGGTATAGAGTCTGGTAATCGATTCCTCGTCCGAAGTCATGAGATAATTGATGAGTTTGCTTTCGGTAAAGAGAAAATCGAAAATCTGTTTGTTGATTTTTCTGTTGAGGCTTACATCACGGCGGTTGTTGATTTCGCGAAAGGAGATGTCGAGAAGGTGTACCATACAAATAAGAAGTTTTTCGATATTGAATCCGAATTCGGCAAACCACGGTTCATCGCTGATCGTTTTTACGAGCCAGACAAAAGATTCCCTGTACTCCTTGTAATGATTGAGCGCGGCCTGAAAGAGTTCCTTTAATTTATCCGTCTTGTTATTGCTTACAAGTTCATCGATAATGAACTTGGTTTGATGTTGATGAAACAGACTGATATAAATATCGTCCCATGAATCGATATATTTTTTTACGTAGACGAGAAAATCCTTTTTGAGTTCCGCATCATCGATTTTTGAAAAAATACCGTTCACCTCCTCTATTTTCGAAAAGAGATCTTTGAAATTGTAATCGAAGCCGGGATTCAGATACGGATATTGCTGGATGACACGTTGAATGAGCAGATAACTCGATATGACGAGTTCCGTGACGGACGAAAATGATTTGCAAAATCCGGTAAAATACGCAAGCATTTCACCGAAAAAATCGGAATCGGGTTCGGCGTGTTTGATAAAATCCTGAATCGTTTTCAACCGCTGAAAGAAATTCTTTTCCGCCTTGAATTTGTTGAATGTCTTCTCCTCAAAGGAGATGGGCGTTTCCCTCACCTCGAAAAGATCGAGGGTGTCGGGGAGGTTGCCGAAGTAGGGATTCGTTTT encodes:
- a CDS encoding VWA domain-containing protein, whose amino-acid sequence is MRRNYIIIVYVVILLSVSVAVGAIPLDLIIMVDTSESMEAYFDDLVHFLITGIIEKNLQKGDVFHLIRFSDRPVHEMTQTITGTESIKAIERELYFLKQKLLFGRYTDLVEAIRFTIEYAEGLTTQNNKKMLLLTDGIHEPPPESRFAHMDPESVKAEVKKYAQSIIRKNGWSVHILRIPLNGTAVDVQKSDEVVKDREHVASGTRDDTGDETKVRPEPSGDTEGGDEKIKGDDSILDIFSDNTDSTIVDYNKEEKSDLPYKSGGFPRLEFPGDLGRQGTIIAIPFHIENFQHRDIIIKLVSLETHGRNILHGSVSPKRVPANTRVPFRVRIKLPPDFPKGPAELPISLTFGDDNRISPREGVIGFYYTGDVGVNFMPFVIENFQCILIILIIIALLVILFVFIRKRIFEGIFSDFIRPAEWGERAKPGFIEGDTLIEMRVSFQNPHIGFRNIHKIDENKRLSVGGGLSSFLVFLIPVPSHIAEISCENGVYVFTPIREELFPDLSGPVKNCLNKEIPLVSSHNYRTYLVFTRYESPLLKLNRILHSVEQ
- the greA gene encoding transcription elongation factor GreA, with product MAENMVKVINELLNKEKWTRATLNSYTINNFKELDVLIDKADSEEVKREIKDICDEHLVHAKNSIIGLYISGVLSLRQHMVDDSHLIMLISIFYDNHKWNIVEFLCKRILEFGANKYALRTLSECYINTSQDDKKYDVWEKLILVDFEEAEIVRLLAQKKEEGNNIEEAINYYKKALYRFINKNMFSNVKEIWSRLVEYSPDDIDFYFHIEKKIAKAFSGEKSAFLLSGILPYYKEKGDWDIMLKILKLIVKYEPKNFSARKEIVACYKEKFKNHSQLQEYIRISNLNQNWRNIHDAINDFEKHISFDEGNYVFHRSWGIGKIASIKNDIFFIDFPNKPNHKMSLKMAVSALKNLGNEHIWVLKATMDHKELKKRIIDDIPWALKIIINSFDNVASIKKIKSELVPDILTPSEWSKWNSEARKNLKTNPYFGNLPDTLDLFEVRETPISFEEKTFNKFKAEKNFFQRLKTIQDFIKHAEPDSDFFGEMLAYFTGFCKSFSSVTELVISSYLLIQRVIQQYPYLNPGFDYNFKDLFSKIEEVNGIFSKIDDAELKKDFLVYVKKYIDSWDDIYISLFHQHQTKFIIDELVSNNKTDKLKELFQAALNHYKEYRESFVWLVKTISDEPWFAEFGFNIEKLLICMVHLLDISFREINNRRDVSLNRKINKQIFDFLFTESKLINYLMTSDEESITRLYTLVDDIKELDPSLKIQLRHHIKEKYPDFKFLGEPVIEKVKTKRKILVTKESYTQKQKELKHLLEVEVPKNSDEIGVAMSKGDLRENAEYKAALEKQELLNSRCTKLQDELRNAQIFDENQIDTKSISFGTKVKLMNLKTNDTEEYTILGPWESNPSQNIISYLSPLGMEIYNHSESDELKFSINDLEFHYVVSNIDKAR